The region AACTGTCCGATTGGTTCGAAAGAAGTAACCTCACCTTCTTTGAAGGTTGTTTTGATGTTCCCGCAAAACTGGTAGATTTCGCGGCGAGACTCTACTACATAGCACCCTTCATCGTTATGCCGAATTTTGCCGTCAATGGGGGTGTAAAACTCACCGTCTTCATTAGGTAAGAACGCAACTTCATTCCAGGAGTTAACGGAAGTGACTTTATTAAATACTGAACCTGCGTAGATAGAACCTGACTGAGGTAAACTACCACGCCCATCGTCTGGACTGTCAGTAGGTGACGTTGAAGGTAAAGGGCGGGGACGGTTACGATCTCGCCACCATTGGGGAGGAGCGTCAGCTTGTGCGTTGTTACCCTTTGTACCAAAAACAGCAGCTCCGATAAGTCCCCCCGCCATTACTAGAGAAATTCCAATAGGAATCAGGATTAAATTAAACTTCATAGAGAAAGAAAGAATTGAATTTCTCTTTTAGCTTATCTAAAGTTCACCCGATTTGCATACAGAAGACACCATTTTCAATACACGTTTCTCTGAAATCAGTAGCCTGTTCAGAAGAAACGTGAAAGTAAAACCGCTCGGTACTTCTGGCAGTTAGTCGAAATTTAGCAAACGTTAACTTCTTTGCATCTATATCTGACTGAACTAGAAATATAAGCATGTTCGTTAACTATCTATTAACTTGGGCAAGTTAGATACCAGACTTTTTGAAGCAACCAAAATGTGACAGAAGTGATTGAAAACAACGATATGGAGTTAATCGCTATTGAGGTAGATAAAACCTTAAAAGTTTGTAATCTAAATTAGTGATTCCTACCTCTTCCAACTCGTCATCTGTAAATAAAGAAGTACCATTGGCAGCACCTAATCCAAGAAAAACTGTTCGATTTCTGAAGAGGTAACTAGCATTCCACAATTCTGTTACATCTATGTCTTCGTCTGGTAGCTCAAACGAACCTGATAAAGTGAATTCAACTTTCATCGCACAATCCTTTGATAACGAAGACTAAATTCTTGAGGAAGTTGTTTTACTGAAGCAGGCGCAGCTTTTACTACACCTTTCATGATAGGTGTTGGTGTCTGTTCGTAATATTCAATTGCTTTAATTAACAGATCTATCGACATAAAACTCCTAAGTATTAGATAGTTTATTTTGGATTTTTTCTAGCACTGCTGCGTTTAGAGTCTCAACAGCAATAGTTTTGCCATCTTCACTCAAGAATTCAACCTCAAAATTTTCTGAGTCGTAAACATGCACAACAGTTCCGATCGAACCCCTTTTAACAGTTAAACAATCAGCTAACAATCTCACACGAGATAGAAGAGAGACCTTATCCACGTTGGCTACCTGTATAAAAGACACGTCCTAAGTTTTTCTCAACTTCTTCTGGTCGCACTACGATGTACCTATTGTGAACAACAAAGAACCGCACACCTCTAAGAAGCAGCAGTACTCTGTCAGTGCAATACTTTGCAGTGTCGTAGAAGTAGTTATTAAGACCAATTTGCTCGGCTGGAAACCAAGAAGGAATGCTACCGTTCCAGTCGTCTGTCCAAGCTTGACAAAGCGTAAAGTTGTAGCGAAGTATACCGGACTTCACTACAACGGTTACTGGGAGATTGGTTTTAAGCATTAGTTAGATAGGTGGATTATCAAAGCCTTTTTATGTAGTTCTGAACCTGCTTCAGCTTTACGGCAGACAAATTTAATTGCTCGGAAATCCTCGTCAAAAATTTCAGCCTCGTCTAAACGCTGGATTTGATAGACGAACCCATTATGAAAAACATCCCAACCTTCTGTTACTGCTTGGATTGAGTCTTCTTTAGTCCAAACCTCATGTTCGTAAACAGTTAATAATTCTGGAGGACTGCTTTCCCAAACGTCTAAAGCTTCTTCAATATCATCGTATGACATTGACGCTACTTTTTCTTTAGCTAAGTGACCTAAAGCTAATATTTCTTTATCAGGAGTATCCGAGAACATCTCAACAAATTCATGCCCGTTTAACTCCTGTTCGCACTCCAGTTTAAGTCGAAGATATACATTGATTTTCTTTTTGATTTTCATAGAGGATTTTGTTTAAACTGATAACACTGTTTCCAACTACTTTATAAGTTTGAGTTGCCCAATCTGGTAACTCAGCTGAATACACGGCTCCCAACTTTTCCAATTCCTCTTGGTTACATAAAATGTCTGCCTGCAAATCGTCCATTTGGTGAGGAGTTAAATCTACCCAATGACTATTAACTATCTGCTGAGCAGCAATTAATTCATCGTGGTGAACGTCAAAAACCCAACGAGTTGTATAGGTTCTGTCACTATCTCCGTAAATATGATCCCAACCATCTGAATGCGCATAGCGCTTCGTCAAAGTGACGGGAATAGTTTGTCTCCACTCACCTTCCTCCCGATCTTTATCCAATGCTGCTTCAATTTCAGCAAGACTTTGCGGTTCTAGTAGACTAAAAATTAATCCTTTCGCAAGAGTTGATGCTTCTTCATAGTTTGCACAATCCCAAATTTTGTCTTCAAATCTGGGATTATCTGTGTCGTAACTGATTTCAGAATTTTTATCTACCATCGAGAAGAGAGCGTCGGAAACTCCGTTTACGTTAGTTACGGTAGAAGAACGTTCTGTTTTAAGATGGAAGGCTTCTACCTCTAAACGCTCTGCAAAAACATATTCAGGAATTGGGTAGCTCTGAATAGAAAAGGTATAGTCATGACCTACGATTGTGATTTCCATGTTATGAGGCATTACCTGCAATAGCTATTAAACAATCGGAAATTTGTTTTTATATTGGTCTAACAATTGAAAGAAGTACTTTAGAGGTTCCTCAGTTACTACTGCAATTGCTCTATCCCAAGAGTTTCCTGGTGCAACATTTAACGTTTGAAGTACCCAATCACCAAAATCTGCAAAGTGCTCTTTCTCCTTAGAAGGAACATCCCAGGTGGCAACGTTGTAACCACAAATGAATGCATACAACCGATGAATACAAGCACCTCCTAGATACATTTGTGGGCGTTGCTCAATTTTTTCTAGTAATTCGTAAAATTCCATTCTTGACACACTTTGATAATACAAACAAGATTGAGCTTCGCACTTAAACTCTCTTTCTATTAAATCTAGTTTAGGTGCATACTCAGTTTTAATGGAGGTAGCAACTGAGCAGGTTTGAAAATAAATACAATTGCTACACGATTTCATAGCTTCAAATTACGAATTCTTTACCGTTCTATATCAAGAGTGCTCCAACCTTTTGCAATCATCACTCCTTCTAAGCTCAGAATCTTTTTGGTACAAACTGATCTCCTTGGTTAAGTGATGACAAACTGCACTTATTGTGCGTTTTTGATTGCCGTTTCTAATACCTTTTCAATTTCTACTGGGTAGAAATTCCAAGCGTCAACACCTACGTCAGCTCGACGAAGATTGTTGCTGTATTCACACGGAGTTTTCGAATGTCGATGTCCATGCAAGTGAACACTCCCATAATGAGATCCGTTCCACTCTTGTATTGGATAGTGGAATAGTATTACAAACACCCCACCGACTTCAATTTCTGCATAATCTTCAACGCTTGTGATACGCCCGTGATTTCGAAAGAATTGCTTTTTTTTAAGGTCATGGTTTCCCAATATGAGATGTATTTTGCCGTTTAGCTCTTCTAATATCAAATTGGTTTGATGAGAATTTCCAAAAGAGACATCACCTAGTAAATAAACATGGTCTTCATCACTGATGGTAGAGTTCCAGTTATTAACAATA is a window of Leptolyngbyaceae cyanobacterium JSC-12 DNA encoding:
- a CDS encoding hypothetical protein (IMG reference gene:2510094271); its protein translation is MKIKKKINVYLRLKLECEQELNGHEFVEMFSDTPDKEILALGHLAKEKVASMSYDDIEEALDVWESSPPELLTVYEHEVWTKEDSIQAVTEGWDVFHNGFVYQIQRLDEAEIFDEDFRAIKFVCRKAEAGSELHKKALIIHLSN
- a CDS encoding hypothetical protein (IMG reference gene:2510094270); this translates as MLKTNLPVTVVVKSGILRYNFTLCQAWTDDWNGSIPSWFPAEQIGLNNYFYDTAKYCTDRVLLLLRGVRFFVVHNRYIVVRPEEVEKNLGRVFYTGSQRG
- a CDS encoding hypothetical protein (IMG reference gene:2510094267), which translates into the protein MKVEFTLSGSFELPDEDIDVTELWNASYLFRNRTVFLGLGAANGTSLFTDDELEEVGITNLDYKLLRFYLPQ
- a CDS encoding hypothetical protein (IMG reference gene:2510094272); this encodes MPHNMEITIVGHDYTFSIQSYPIPEYVFAERLEVEAFHLKTERSSTVTNVNGVSDALFSMVDKNSEISYDTDNPRFEDKIWDCANYEEASTLAKGLIFSLLEPQSLAEIEAALDKDREEGEWRQTIPVTLTKRYAHSDGWDHIYGDSDRTYTTRWVFDVHHDELIAAQQIVNSHWVDLTPHQMDDLQADILCNQEELEKLGAVYSAELPDWATQTYKVVGNSVISLNKILYENQKENQCISST
- a CDS encoding hypothetical protein (IMG reference gene:2510094266) yields the protein MKFNLILIPIGISLVMAGGLIGAAVFGTKGNNAQADAPPQWWRDRNRPRPLPSTSPTDSPDDGRGSLPQSGSIYAGSVFNKVTSVNSWNEVAFLPNEDGEFYTPIDGKIRHNDEGCYVVESRREIYQFCGNIKTTFKEGEVTSFEPIGQFIKGEVIRVSTWVSSGRQEWQPSNLSKESVENIFK
- a CDS encoding putative phosphoesterase or phosphohydrolase (IMG reference gene:2510094274), whose translation is MKTFVTSDLHFFHKNIIQYAKRPFNSVEEMNSTIVNNWNSTISDEDHVYLLGDVSFGNSHQTNLILEELNGKIHLILGNHDLKKKQFFRNHGRITSVEDYAEIEVGGVFVILFHYPIQEWNGSHYGSVHLHGHRHSKTPCEYSNNLRRADVGVDAWNFYPVEIEKVLETAIKNAQ
- a CDS encoding hypothetical protein (IMG reference gene:2510094269); the encoded protein is MDKVSLLSRVRLLADCLTVKRGSIGTVVHVYDSENFEVEFLSEDGKTIAVETLNAAVLEKIQNKLSNT
- a CDS encoding hypothetical protein (IMG reference gene:2510094273); translated protein: MKSCSNCIYFQTCSVATSIKTEYAPKLDLIEREFKCEAQSCLYYQSVSRMEFYELLEKIEQRPQMYLGGACIHRLYAFICGYNVATWDVPSKEKEHFADFGDWVLQTLNVAPGNSWDRAIAVVTEEPLKYFFQLLDQYKNKFPIV
- a CDS encoding hypothetical protein (IMG reference gene:2510094268), whose product is MSIDLLIKAIEYYEQTPTPIMKGVVKAAPASVKQLPQEFSLRYQRIVR